A single Bosea sp. PAMC 26642 DNA region contains:
- the phnH gene encoding phosphonate C-P lyase system protein PhnH, which translates to MTTDTLITAGFADPVFQSQAAFRALLSALSEPGLAQDVAGAFAPPDGLNAATAIALLTLADYETPIWLPEILRNGPAAAWLRFHCGATLVDDPAAASFAVIDGASDEVPLSAFNPGTDQFPDRSTTVIVQCAGLDGGDAVTLAGPGIPGRRTIAPQGLPQDFWEQVAANAELYPLGVDLVLSHGGAVIGLPRSTQVLELP; encoded by the coding sequence ATGACGACTGACACGCTTATCACGGCGGGCTTCGCCGACCCGGTCTTCCAGTCGCAGGCCGCCTTCCGGGCGCTTCTCTCGGCACTGTCGGAACCGGGCCTCGCGCAGGACGTCGCCGGCGCCTTCGCCCCGCCCGACGGCCTGAATGCGGCGACCGCCATCGCACTGCTGACGCTGGCCGACTACGAGACGCCCATCTGGTTGCCGGAGATCCTGCGCAATGGCCCGGCGGCCGCCTGGCTGCGCTTCCATTGTGGCGCAACGCTTGTCGATGATCCGGCCGCCGCGAGCTTCGCCGTCATCGACGGTGCGAGCGACGAAGTGCCTCTTTCGGCCTTCAATCCCGGTACGGACCAATTCCCCGACCGCTCGACCACGGTCATCGTGCAGTGCGCCGGCCTCGATGGCGGCGACGCCGTGACGTTGGCAGGACCAGGAATCCCCGGCCGCCGTACGATCGCCCCGCAAGGCCTGCCGCAGGATTTCTGGGAACAGGTCGCGGCCAATGCCGAACTCTATCCGCTCGGCGTCGATCTCGTGCTGAGCCATGGCGGCGCCGTCATCGGCCTGCCGCGCTCGACGCAAGTTTTGGAGCTTCCGTAA